One Atribacterota bacterium DNA segment encodes these proteins:
- a CDS encoding GSU2403 family nucleotidyltransferase fold protein, translating into MNVENTNFFIKTLKAFHNAGVLQELILVGSWCHHLYRIYFNNTPEIPIIRTLDIDFLIPNPARIKQEISIPEILTSLDFIPLHNYITGLTKYIHPELELEFLTPDLGKGKGSTPYNIPLLHINAQGLRYLNLIQDHILEIEYLNMIIKVPEPAAYVLHKFIVFELRKQKTKQDRDLYSAKAITEFLIGNDVQNQKLVNIFYSIPLKWQKKILKNTKIHYKSLYDFLIQNIGI; encoded by the coding sequence ATGAATGTTGAAAATACTAATTTTTTTATTAAAACACTTAAAGCCTTTCACAATGCAGGAGTTTTACAGGAATTAATACTTGTTGGCAGCTGGTGTCATCATCTCTATAGAATATATTTTAACAACACTCCTGAAATACCTATTATTAGAACATTAGATATAGATTTCTTAATCCCTAATCCAGCTAGGATAAAACAAGAAATTAGTATACCGGAAATACTTACATCATTAGACTTTATTCCATTACATAATTATATTACCGGCCTAACAAAATATATACATCCTGAATTAGAATTAGAATTTTTAACTCCGGACCTTGGTAAAGGGAAAGGTTCTACACCCTACAATATACCGCTGCTTCATATTAATGCCCAGGGGCTTAGATATTTAAACCTAATTCAAGATCATATTCTTGAGATAGAATATTTAAATATGATTATAAAAGTCCCTGAACCTGCAGCATACGTTTTGCATAAATTTATCGTGTTTGAGTTACGTAAGCAAAAAACCAAACAGGATAGAGACCTTTATTCCGCAAAAGCAATTACTGAATTTCTAATAGGCAATGATGTTCAAAATCAAAAATTGGTTAATATTTTTTATTCCATACCTTTAAAATGGCAAAAAAAGATTCTAAAAAACACTAAAATACATTATAAATCACTTTATGACTTTCTAATACAAAATATAGGTATCTAA
- a CDS encoding DGQHR domain-containing protein, whose product MGLKIAGVKFHQHETQFIIGYAKAGDILRQSRIDEWSSDNPGGYQREVIERRAREFGNFIAKKGLSPNAILLNIRDADINNIKKIRENEFEIPDGIQLWIVDGQHRLKGLEIAGINHPDVLDINIPVVLMNLKSSNPDLARQSEATQFLIINKTQKGVRSDLAERLLVKAEEEKLKYQDLETDSFNIRNDSSGREKFRKIYSEENKKEWVRDMEIPTFLRKNRNIPQYNRENPKKQDSIKYSDYAYTDYKEYYDAFPDDYTKHNVLPSNLKRELRWKPRAVRISDVLNSRSDSPLQGKMKLPNSRPSGTTFSQVSMVGSLKNVLSTAPFSSLSEDEIASVLINMWKAVKELCPEPFYEVERKQRADDYVLLKTTGIFVIPKLLVGLNPYLPRKNGVGIYTIEIFKQFLSRAGTLMQADFWRSAGPGTAGSYGTGQKSFTYIAQQIIKRIITKGDDRGKQNVIL is encoded by the coding sequence ATGGGACTAAAAATAGCCGGGGTTAAATTTCATCAGCATGAAACTCAGTTTATCATTGGTTATGCTAAAGCAGGAGATATCTTAAGGCAAAGCAGGATTGATGAATGGAGTTCTGACAATCCTGGAGGGTATCAGCGCGAGGTAATTGAAAGAAGGGCCAGAGAATTTGGCAATTTTATTGCCAAAAAAGGACTTTCCCCCAATGCAATCTTATTGAATATCAGGGATGCAGATATAAACAACATCAAGAAAATTAGGGAAAATGAATTTGAGATTCCCGATGGTATTCAACTGTGGATAGTTGACGGACAGCACCGATTAAAAGGCTTAGAAATTGCCGGGATTAATCATCCGGATGTTCTAGATATAAATATCCCTGTTGTACTTATGAACTTAAAATCCAGCAACCCGGATTTAGCCAGGCAAAGTGAAGCTACTCAATTTTTGATTATCAATAAAACCCAGAAAGGGGTTCGGTCTGATCTGGCAGAACGTCTGTTAGTTAAAGCTGAAGAGGAAAAGCTAAAATATCAAGATTTGGAAACAGACTCCTTCAATATTAGAAATGACTCATCTGGTAGAGAAAAATTTCGCAAAATTTACTCAGAAGAAAATAAGAAAGAATGGGTTAGGGATATGGAAATACCGACCTTTCTCAGGAAGAATCGAAATATTCCTCAATATAATAGGGAGAATCCTAAAAAACAAGACTCTATTAAATACAGTGATTATGCTTATACAGATTACAAAGAATATTATGATGCATTTCCTGACGATTATACCAAACATAATGTCCTTCCCAGTAATCTGAAGAGAGAATTGCGTTGGAAACCCCGGGCAGTTCGAATTTCTGATGTATTGAATAGCCGGTCGGATTCTCCGCTGCAGGGTAAAATGAAATTACCCAATAGCCGTCCCAGTGGTACTACCTTCAGCCAGGTTTCCATGGTCGGTTCACTGAAAAATGTTTTGAGTACAGCACCCTTTTCAAGTTTGTCCGAGGATGAGATAGCTTCTGTCCTTATCAACATGTGGAAAGCAGTCAAAGAGCTTTGTCCGGAACCCTTTTATGAAGTTGAAAGAAAACAAAGGGCGGATGATTATGTTTTGTTAAAGACAACCGGGATTTTTGTAATTCCTAAATTATTAGTAGGATTAAATCCCTATTTACCACGGAAAAATGGAGTGGGTATTTATACAATAGAGATTTTCAAGCAATTCTTATCCCGTGCCGGTACGCTGATGCAAGCAGACTTCTGGCGTTCAGCTGGGCCTGGTACTGCTGGTTCCTATGGTACAGGCCAGAAGAGTTTTACTTATATTGCTCAGCAGATTATAAAACGGATTATCACGAAGGGAGATGATCGAGGAAAGCAAAATGTGATTTTGTAA